The region CTCGAGGGGCAACTGCAGAAAAAAGGCACACCCACAATGGGCGGATTGATTATAATCGGTTCCATTCTAATACCAACCCTCCTATTTGCAAAGCTTTCAAACATCTACATTGTACTAATGCTTATTACAACCGTATGGCTGGGAACTATTGGGTTTATCGACGATTATATCAAAGTTTTCAGGAAACATAAAGAGGGGCTTGCCGGAAAATTCAAATTACTCGGTCAAATCACACTGGGACTTATTGTTGGTTTGGTAATGTGGTTGCATCCCGACATCGTGATAAGAGAAGACACAATAAAGCCCGGTACAGAAATAGAAATGACCGAACAAATATCGACAGAAACGCAGGCTGAAAGTGCGCATAACACCAAGGCTACTCGCACGAACATTCCCTTTTTTAAAAATAATGATGGAGACTATGCTACGCTTTTCAAACTTTTTATGAATGATGAGGTCGCTCAAAAATGGGGATGGGGATTTTTCATAGTTGTAGTAATTTTTATTATAGCAGCAGTTTCAAATGGAGCTAATATGACAGACGGGCTCGACGGACTGGCAACCGGAACCTCGGCCATCACCGGGGTAACTTTAGGCGTTCTGGCCTATCTCTCCGGCAACCTTATTTACTCCGATTACCTCAACATATACTACATTCCGCTCACAGCAGAACTGGTTGTTTTTATGAGTGCTTTTATAGGTGCCACAATCGGGTTTTTATGGTACAACTCCTATCCGGCACAGGTTTTCATGGGCGATACGGGCAGCCTGACCATTGGTGGAATTATAGCTGTATTTGCCATTCTCATACGAAAAGAACTATTAATACCTATTCTTTGTGGAATATTCCTGATTGAAAACATCTCAGTAATAATGCAGGTGTCATGGTTCAAATACACGAAAAAGAAATTCGGTGCAGGCAGGCGCATTTTCCGCATGGCACCTTTACATCATCATTATCAAAAATCGGGTATGCCTGAAGCAAAAATTGTAACACGATTCTGGATTATAGGATTATTGCTGGCCGTAATAGCTATACTTACACTTAAAATACGTTAATAATGAAGACAGACAATCCACATATAGCAATTCTTGGCGCCGGAGAAAGCGGCGTAGGCTCTGCTATCCTTGCACAAAAGCAAGGGTTTGAACTGTGGGTGTCTGATAATGGCAAAATAAAACCCGACTACAAAGCAGAATTAGACCAATATAATATTCCCTGGGAAGAAGGAGGCCACACTTTCGAAAAAATTTTAACAGCACAAACCATCGTAAAAAGTCCGGGCATACCAGATACAGCGGATATTGTTCAGCAAGCCCTCAACAAAGGCATAGAAGTAATATCAGAGATTGAATTTGCCGGACGTTACAGCAACGCATTCATGATTGGCATAACCGGGTCAAATGGTAAAACCACTACTACAATGTGGACCTATCAAACACTAAAAATAGCGGGGCTAAACGTTGGGCTGGGTGGTAATGTGGGGCAAAGCTTTGCCAGACAGGTGGCCATGAAAAACTACGATTACTACGTAATTGAGCTTAGCAGCTTTCAGCTTGATGGAATGAAAAAATTCAAATGCAACATTGCGGTATTACTCAACATTACACCCGATCACCTGGACCGGTACGACAATAATTTTGAATCATATATTGCTGCAAAATTCCGAATAACCCAGAACCAAACAGAAAACGACTACCTGATATTAAATGCCGATGATCAGGTAATTAATGAACATTTACATTTTAATAAAGGCAAAGCACAAAAACTGGAATTCTCTACACTAACACGCCCCACAAAAGGAGCATGGTTAGACAACGATAAAATAATTTTTAATAGCATAAATAGTGAATTTGATATGATATATACAAAGCTTGCTCTTGAAGGAAAGCACAATGCCACCAATGGCATGGCCGCCGGCATTGCTGCTGACATATTGCGCATAAGCAAAGACAACATAAGAGAAAGCCTGATGACTTTCAGTGGTGTAGAACACCGCCTCGAACCATTTATCTCTGTTCGGGGAGTAGAATTCATTAATGACTCTAAAGCCACCAACATAAATTCAACCTGGTATGCCCTTGAGAGCATGCGCAAGCCAGTGATCTGGATAGTTGGTGGAATAGACAAAGGCAATGATTACAGCGAACTTGATGAGCTTGTGCGCCAAAAAGTTAAGTCTATTGTTTGTCTGGGCACTGACAACCAAAAAATAAAAAGCTTTTTTAAAGGCAAAGTAGATCATATTACTGAAGCCTTTAGTATGAAAGATGCTGTTGCGATGGCATTCGATATGGGCAAAAAAGGCGACTGTGTTTTACTTTCGCCCGCCTGTGCAAGTTTCGACCTGTTCGATAATTATGAAGATCGCGGCAACCAATTTAAAATGAGCGTAAGAGCACTGTAAATGAAAAAGGGTATTTTTGACATATTACAAGGTGACCGGGGAATCTGGATAATTGTATTTATTCTGGGTATCTTCTCGCTGTTGGCAGTATATAGTTCCACCGGAACATTGGCTTACAAAAGATTTGAAGGAAATACTCAATACTTTTTATTGCGCCACCTGGTTTTTATGCTATTAAGCCTCGGCGTCATGTATTTTGTCCATTTAATACGATATACAACCATACTGAGGTTATCAAAACTATTTTTCTATTTAGCTGTACCACTTCTGCTTTACACCATGGTCGGAGGTATTAGCCTCAACCAGGCCAGCAGATGGATTACGGTACCGCTGCTTAACCTGTCGTTTCAAACTTCCGATTTTGCAAAGCTGGCGCTGATGATGTATTTGGCAACCCTAATCGCTTCACGACAGCAAGTCATAGACGATTTCAGGAAAGGCTTTCAGCGGCTTGTAATTCCGGTATTTATTGTTTGTGCGCTTATTTTACCTGCCGACTTCTCTACCGCGGGGCTACTGTTTCTAAGTGCGGTAATTTTAATGTATATCGGAAGGGTAAAAGTTAAATACATTTTTGGCCTGGTTGGAATAGGCGTTATTGCCATTAGCTTTTTCGTACTTATTGCTATGGTTTCCGATACAGAAAGCAGGGTAG is a window of Salinivirga cyanobacteriivorans DNA encoding:
- the mraY gene encoding phospho-N-acetylmuramoyl-pentapeptide-transferase, with product MLYYLFDYLQELNVPGAGMFQYITFRSALAIITSLIISMMYGRRLIRYLQIKQIGETVRDLGLEGQLQKKGTPTMGGLIIIGSILIPTLLFAKLSNIYIVLMLITTVWLGTIGFIDDYIKVFRKHKEGLAGKFKLLGQITLGLIVGLVMWLHPDIVIREDTIKPGTEIEMTEQISTETQAESAHNTKATRTNIPFFKNNDGDYATLFKLFMNDEVAQKWGWGFFIVVVIFIIAAVSNGANMTDGLDGLATGTSAITGVTLGVLAYLSGNLIYSDYLNIYYIPLTAELVVFMSAFIGATIGFLWYNSYPAQVFMGDTGSLTIGGIIAVFAILIRKELLIPILCGIFLIENISVIMQVSWFKYTKKKFGAGRRIFRMAPLHHHYQKSGMPEAKIVTRFWIIGLLLAVIAILTLKIR
- the murD gene encoding UDP-N-acetylmuramoyl-L-alanine--D-glutamate ligase, encoding MKTDNPHIAILGAGESGVGSAILAQKQGFELWVSDNGKIKPDYKAELDQYNIPWEEGGHTFEKILTAQTIVKSPGIPDTADIVQQALNKGIEVISEIEFAGRYSNAFMIGITGSNGKTTTTMWTYQTLKIAGLNVGLGGNVGQSFARQVAMKNYDYYVIELSSFQLDGMKKFKCNIAVLLNITPDHLDRYDNNFESYIAAKFRITQNQTENDYLILNADDQVINEHLHFNKGKAQKLEFSTLTRPTKGAWLDNDKIIFNSINSEFDMIYTKLALEGKHNATNGMAAGIAADILRISKDNIRESLMTFSGVEHRLEPFISVRGVEFINDSKATNINSTWYALESMRKPVIWIVGGIDKGNDYSELDELVRQKVKSIVCLGTDNQKIKSFFKGKVDHITEAFSMKDAVAMAFDMGKKGDCVLLSPACASFDLFDNYEDRGNQFKMSVRAL
- a CDS encoding FtsW/RodA/SpoVE family cell cycle protein is translated as MKKGIFDILQGDRGIWIIVFILGIFSLLAVYSSTGTLAYKRFEGNTQYFLLRHLVFMLLSLGVMYFVHLIRYTTILRLSKLFFYLAVPLLLYTMVGGISLNQASRWITVPLLNLSFQTSDFAKLALMMYLATLIASRQQVIDDFRKGFQRLVIPVFIVCALILPADFSTAGLLFLSAVILMYIGRVKVKYIFGLVGIGVIAISFFVLIAMVSDTESRVGTWKSRVESFVDKDEGGNFQSNQSKIAIASGGLVGKGLGHSVQRNILPNPFSDFIFAIIIEETGLVGALIIIFLYLVLFYRTAAIVKRSNRVGPALLVAGMMILMVIQAFVHMGVSVGLLPVTGQTLPFVSMGGTSMLISSIQMGIILSVSRSLQKEKKQAPQPEPEEELRDIHENDAVYEEN